aacatcactaAGCAGATCGAAATGGCAACAAAACAGTATGGACAGCAGTTGAGTGCAGGTGCAGCGGGATCAACCACATCATGGGGCTAAGCGGAAGCAAGCGAGGCAACAGGATCGGACTCACAGCAACGTCGTCTCACCCTTTTGGAATTGCCTCTCTTCGCCTACCTCACATGAATTCTCGGTATGTCAGCTGTGTAGgctctctattttttcttttcgaaaattCTGCTCCCCTCAAACCCTAGGCTAAGCTtcttatttatagagaaaattgttgTAAGCTTGGGgcctaaagtttcttaatttttgcaaaatagtCCGGATTTTAAAACATGACTTAAATCAAGTCCCAAATGGCTAAAATGCATCAATTTGACTTCAATTTAAATCATAATTTTCGGCCCTCTCCTATGGATTGAGCTTGTTgaatttcaaatctaattttggGCTCAATTGCACAATATTTTCAACTAAGTATGCATTTAAATTAAACCTTTTCctaaattaaaacattaaaatggATAGAATTAAGCTTAGAATAAAGATTCGGCACACACATTCTTACCATGGTCAAAAATTTCATGATGCATTCCAGTCGCCCATCAAATAGAGCACAAACCCGCACCACTAATCCCgataatgcaaaatgtaatgcgtgatgataaaaaaataaaatatgctatgcatgatgattttttttttttttttgcgagaactaaacttaattctcatttttatgaaatatgtaTGATTTAAGgaaagccaaaatttaggtgtcaacaatcatAAGATAGCTTCGTGTCAGATGTTTTTACATCGCCGAGTTGAGTACTATTCTGATATTCCTATCTTAGgcctaaaaaattcatttactaGGCTATTTGCTCACcccaatatttttcaagaaagaaaatgaattttccATGAGATCTATTGTTTGGTTATCCTGCCCGTATGATTCACCTCCACCAAACTATAATTGATGTGGAAACCGGCATCACATACGCCCATATCACCGCAACTATATGGTTCGATGTGGGACTAGCACACCAGATATCCATTGAGTTCGTTTCGTGGCATGAACAAATGCGAGAGGGCATGACAAGAGGACCACTACGAAACCTTAATATCCATGGCTCATCGGGACCTCAAGGTAGAGCAATGTCTTGAAATGGATCTTTCTAAAGAAATAGGGTCATCTTGTCCTCTAATGAGTAGATGGTCTAGCATACTGGTGAGATGTATGAATGATCGAATAGCCTCTAACAAATTTTGGTGTATAAGATAAATTGGGAGGTGATACGCTGTGGCATACTAGGATGTGTAACATGGATAGCTTTTTTAGATCTTGGAAtgtaaaatagaataggaaAGCAAGGTTCGATAAGTATTAAGCGATGTACGAATGGTATGGACTGGCATTATATAtaataccaagataatttgTAAATGTCTTAGAAGTTGCTATGTCAGCTAAGTAGATGGAGTGATAATTATACTAGAATTAAATTTAGTGATCTATAGTTGAGAAGTCGATGGAACTAACACCTAAGGGTCCTTAAGCAACTCTATAAAAGAAAGAggcttttgaaaattgaattagtAAATTGGATAtttaagataaataaataacagGGCAGGTCTTAGGGTTGTTACACACACCACATGCACTGCATGGAATCATATGCAATCCCGCTTGAAAATGGTCAATCGATATTCATCTCGGGTGAGATTGGGGTAGAGAAAGAGTCCACTTTTTGGGGGGATCGTGTGACATCCTAGAATTTCAATATCCATAGGAAATATTATAAATTCCAGCGTTgataataaatttggattttgaggatttaagagatgaTGATTAGTCGTTTCGGAACATTTATCggagaaagtcaagtttgaatagtcaaacgttGATTTGTAATGTCGAGAATCGTCGTGCGCAAATTTATCTTTGATCGAACCCTAAATGTGAAATCTCAATTTTACCCTCAATTGATTGAGCTAAATGACCGTTTGATATTTATTTgttaaattaccattttgcctcTAGGTTTTATTTGTGTAAAACAAAATTATTAATGTTTGTTTTGAATTAGTGAGCCCCACTTCTCATTTTCATTATTCGGCCGCCGCCCCCCAAAAATTTGTACAGCCACCCCACTTTAGCTAAGGTGACATCATTGCCCACCTCATCACCCTCTTCCCCAAGTTTTCCCCTCCCCACGTGACTTCTTCCCTCTCTCctttatctcttctctctctctctctctctctgtacgtGGTCAAAGCCCCCTCGccaagtttcttttcttctctctctctctctctctctcagagaagCCCCCAAGGACGTGACCCCACCCTCTTTTCATCTCTTCCTTctgtcttcgtcttcttcatattcatattcaaccttcatcttcttcttcgttttccCCTTGCTGCTACTAGCGCGACCGCCCCCCTGCACACCAATGACCGCCACTCCGCCTCCGCCTGTCGTTGCGCCATCCGAGCATCACCTGGTTTCAGCCGCTGGTTCACACTGCGTCGGCCACCGCGAACCTCGACATCGGACCAGTGAGATCCTAAAGCCGTGAGCCACTCGAGACCAGTCAAGAACCCGCGACTCCAAACGGCCGAGAGACCCACTGCAGCCGTCCATTTCGCTCGTCGCCAGCTACTTCATCCCAACGCGTAGCGCCCTTCGCAGTTAGCCACGACCCGAGCCTTGACGTCTCCGTCACTCGACCGCCGTTTTACAGCCGCACCCGCTGCCCATTGTCGCGTCGTCAGCCAAGTTGGACTCGCGAGCCTACCGTCCTGAGCCCTGTCGAATACCCCCGCCGCCCATCCGAACCAACCCAGCTAGCTCAACGGCCGCCCTTCGCGACCCACAAACCAAACCGCCGGTCCCTCAACGACCTTAGATCCGAACCCACAGCCCCTCCTCCGTTCCCTCGTCTTGCCATCGTCCAGGCAAGCTTCAGTCTGTGACATCGTTTTTCCTTCGGCCTCCTGCACCCAAAGCCATGTCTCGCCTAACCGAGCCTCCAGCCGCTGCTTGTGAGCTGTGAGCTCCGTATGAGGTCCAAAATCCCAACCTGTAATCCCTAAACCTGACCTTGGACCCCAATCCATGAGCCTCCAACTCGATCCGGCCCAAAGACGTGTCGATCCGATGCTCGAATCGTTAACACCGCGCCGATTCAAGAACCCAACTTGCGAATACCGTTGGTTACGACGGGCTTGAACTTGACCTTGAACGTGGATTTGAATCCGAATTCGCGTCACCATCGTGCCTAACTCAACATCGACCATCGGAGTtggtgagttaacccctaaactcttaatagggtgttaactgcgtttaaggattagattaattattgtTAATTGTCAATTTGAATAATTGACTAGTGTcagatatatttatttaaatcgtGATCGAATTAATTATCTGAAACCGAACTCGTTgtatattttgatattattaacTGGAATctggattaattaatcaagtcggattaattaaatatagtccggttaattaattattgtcaattaattattattttacgattattattattattgggtgattattgtatttttttattgttgggtAATTGTATAATGATTGATGCTTGTCTAGATTAATGTGATTGATCACCCTGTTTATGGTAGCAAAGTTTTATGGATGATATGTATATCTATGTGACCACGTGTGGACcgaattttaagcatgaaaatggtctcgagccaagttttgagtacgattgtttgtgtatgtgcattgaattaaatgcgaagatataaattggcttgaTTGTTTGGTGTGCTTGTATGGTCACATGAGGGTTAATCTGATAAGCTCATGCCGtgacgatcggaatcacacgacttattagatgcaCGCCGGTTCGTGACGCCGGACCGATCGAatgccggtcgtagcttgtgacggaccgatgctccttaCAAGAATGCTTGTTAGCCGTACCGtgacgatcggaatcacacggcttaacggtcgccgccgccgaagGAATGGGACGATGTCCGATCATGCCAGTAGAGCACCAATCGACTAGTGTGCCgggcaccaaccgactagtgtgccggACCTAATGGCCTctaataactggaacacgtgtggtgcattgcGTATGCGAGTTGTGATAAGTGTTCTAGTTATTTGCCTTAGCCGTATGCAAAtgattgcatgtacacatacaaATTGTTCGTCGTGTGGACCAAGGCAAggtaagtttgcatgtaatTGAGGATTCACCGTGATATTGTACTTGATCATGTAGTAGTTATAGCGTGGCACGagttgcacgctattgatccgccattaatattattttgcatgtttaggatgccttgagcgagtcggTGTCCTATTCgaacttaggcgttgactcacggagattttatatctcactcgttGCTGTTAACCATTTTTTAGGCCTTAGTTGTGGAAAGCTGGACGTGAGCGTGGTCTTTTTTAGTAGtatggagtagtgttaacccctaaCCCCGAaccggtaatttttttttttaaggactGTAGGAAGTGGCCCAGAGGTAGggtttgtgtatatatattttaccgggattaacaagataattaaataaaagtgatttttggttagtgttgattgatttgacttcctactattctatccccgcttttaatttattgtttgggaaaattataCGTTCCACATGCGTTattaataagataaaaataatgagtcgatgacgtgcttgggacgtcgtcctttttgATCCGatgcgatttggtagggttgttacGGGCTCGGGGATCGGGGCATGACAGGCTGGATGCATCCAACCCAGGAATGTGGGTCCACttgggaaaataaaagaaacgaaaggggtgaggaaaaaacaaaaaacaaaaaaaactatgCAGTGTCCGGATAGGAAGACGTCAATTTCACGAGGCATATATCAAAAAGAAAAGCGCTTGTTTCTGGCGCTAAGAAGCAACACACCTTTTTCCCTTGCTTTGCTTTTTGGAGGGAGTGGCCCGGGACCCCGCGCCCCACCTCGGGCTCGCAGAGGTCAGTAAAGCGGGGATTGTCGCCTAATTACACTGCCCAGTGGGCACGAAACGGGGATTCGATCACCGTCatcggctgtcgtcgaaaactCTAACCTGACATGATACCCTAAGCACAGATACGCATGCGATGAACCCGAATGCCATGAAAGAATTTACTTTAAGATTGGGGAGACTGGACTAATATGTGCAGCGAGACGTGTCATTTATCCATCTCTTAACTTGAAATGAAACTGGGTTTGAAAAAAGATCTTAGAATATCTAGAGATTGATCAGGAGGGTCTCTCTATTTAGCGCCTTCTTTTGTACTTCTTCTTATCTGGATTATTTCACAAAAGGCTTGCCACGGTACGGAAGGCGGGGGAGAAAAAGCACCCCTCCTTTTTAGCTAGCAATTCCAAAGTGACCCCTACCTTTTTCCCATCCTCGGACCGTGCAGGGTTAAAAAGCCTTTGGTGACCCTTTTGCTGTACGAGGTACTTTCGCGAGATGCTCAGCTGACAAAAACCAGCCTTTGGATGTTattgctcttttttctttttcctaacaGCCGAAAGGGCAAAGATTCAGGCAGCAGGGCAGAATAATGGGATGCTCTCTGACGGATCCCTGGACGGTGTTTGTGTTCAAACGTtacgctcctcctcctcctcctcctccacggTCTCAGTTGTCTGCCTCGTCTGGGGAATTTTAGCGAGGGACTGACGTATAGGTCCCCGCAAACTTTTTGCCAGCAACAGCTTTCAATGGCTGAAAAAGACACCAGATGTTGGTAATGGTACCTGGTGGGATACAGGGGAAAGATACCATCCATTCTTACTACATATAAACCTGGGAAGTGCATCTTAGCTTCATTATGTATTCAGAGATAGAGCGACATAGTGTGTCGTGCGAATACTTCACCATCCCCCAACAGATCGCGAGCCGTTGTTCCGTGTGTCCATATATAGAtccgagagagggagagggagagagatggcgaGGGACAGGGATAGAGATCCATTGGTTGTGGGGAGAGTGATAGGGGATGTGTTGGATGCATGCACCCGGTCCGTCCCTCTCCGTGTCATCTTCAACAACCGGGAGGTCAACAACAGCTGCGAGCTCAAGCCCTCGCAGGTCGTCAACCGGCCTCACATCGTGATCGGGGGCGACGATCTCCGTACCTTCTACACCCTGGTGGGCCAGCGACTCTCGGCGCTCGTCGCCTGCTCCGTTTTGAGTATAGATTTAACCCTTTTGATATCATGCGTTGGTCTCCGGGTTGTGTTGCAGGCCATGGTAGACCCTGATGCACCCAGCCCTAGTGATCCTAATCTCAGAGAATATTTGCACTGGTGACacaatatctctctctctctctctcagacgCACATACAAATTTCTGCTGCATATAGGTAACTTTATCAAGTGAGAGACTTGATCGAGTAGGGCGAGAAAGAGAGATCGGCGAAAGAACCCGGGATTTCATATTCACCTTTTACCTCTGTTCCTCAAATCTTTTGTGAGCTTGAACTTAGTCTAGCGATCTGAATCAtctgagaaagaagaaaaaagaaaacccggGACTAATCATCCGTCCAATATTTAGGCGAGATACGTGTATATGCGCCTAAACATCTCGGATAGCAGCACTCAACATTATGTGTATTCTGCATGGAAGGAAAGAAACTTATGCGTGATTCCTTTGGTCCCTCCTTTTGATTCCTTTCTCACTTATTCTTGCCCTTTACTTTCTGCGACAGATATACCGGAATCTTTCGTCTTGTGTATATATTTATAAAGTCCTCACTTATCTCTTCTGGATCGCCTCTCAGGTTGGTTACTGATATTCCAGCTACGACAGGAGCGAGCTTTGGTGAGTATGAAAATTGCACCAACTATTCATTTTTATCTGGAGTTCGTCATCTGCAAGTGACTTATCTGTCCTACGTATTGCAACACCTGTGGAGGGAAAAAACCCCAACTAGAGAAGGGGATGCTGATGTAATTCGGGCCGTGCAGGGCAGGAGATTATGTGCTACGAAAGTCCGATGCCGTCGATGGGGATTCACCGGTTTGTGTTCGTGCTGTTCAAGCAACTGGGGCGGCAAACCGTGTACGCCCCCGACTGGCGCCAGAACTTCAGCACCAGGGACTTCGCGGAGCTCTACAACCTGGGATGTCCGGTCGCCGCTCTCTACTTCAACTGTCAGAGGGAGAGCGGCTCCGGCGGCCGACGAAGATGACTTCCGACGTGTTACTCGAATCGAATCCGTAAACCTAGAAGCTCTATATATATGTAACGAGGCAGGAGTCCCCCTACGTGGTTATGAACTTAGATGCAATCAGCCATGCATGGATAAATGGAGCTGTAAACCTAGAAGCTCTAAATATATATCTGTACTGTATTTACACATATAATCAATGACCGTCTTCGTATTATCTTCTAATCTGTGTGTACTGCTTCGCCGGTGGACACCACCGTTTCGCTATGAGACGAAACTATCATGGAATGCATGGCTCGTCCACACCATCATGTAGGAAATGGAAAACGGTGCTTTTCTACTTTatattagaggtgtcaatatggttCCATAATtcatttttgacccatattttataTAAACGAGTTCTATATGGATTGTAGACTTTTAGAAGGGCCCACtaaaaatggatccaaaaaattgaagctaaactgatgggtcgaaaatgggttcCATGTATAACTTATTTTTTACTCATCAAAAGATTAAGTCATCGTCATACTTGGGTAAAGTCACAAGCCGCCAACTACCACCACCCACAGCTGCCACCCGCCAACTACCACCCACCACCGCCcgaccgccaaccaccgcctgCCCACCGCTCTCCACGTAAGAGAGAAGACTCTCTCTTTCCCTGAAATCCTCAATACCCTCCTCAGAACTGCATAATGCAAACCCAAAAGCAAAACACAGACGCCATCCCAACTTCGTCACTCTCAGGTTCAGCTCCATTCTTGCTTTCGCCTCTCTCTGCGGAGGTCCTCAAGAACCATCCTTTGCTTGGGTACTTTTCACTGCTAGCACCTCACTCGCACCTGGGAAACAATCATTCTTCACTGGATTActatatggggaaaaaaatggaaccgaaggcgtgtttttttttttttttatatatatcagACAAGGCTGGTCTAGGCGTGGTTGTCTTGTGGCTACTTCGATACTTTCCACCACCGCACGACTATAAACAGGATTTATTACAATCTATTAAGGAAACTGGCCAACCGTTCGACAACGAGCTCAAGGGAGGAGAGAGTGAGGCGTTCCACAAAGAGGAACGCATGCAGGGAAGAAGGAAATGGGCAGCTGCTTCCGACCATGTTTCGACGGCCAAACTTTGTCACGGTGGACCACGGTAGCAGTGGTGGGCGGCAGGCAgaggtgggcggcggcggtgtAGAGATTTTATATTAGTGTGTTTTGGTAACATGAGTGAAAATGAGTCGGGTCGAGCATGGTCAGGTGCGGGTCGGGTTGAATATGTGTCGAAACGGGTTGgacgggtcaatatgggtcggaccatgtTCGACCTAACCCAAATCCGATCCAATCCACTCATTTGATACATTTACTTTCTATATATGAACATACACACATGTGCGTCGGAGCTAACACTTCATTCGAGATGGGCCCATGATACGACATGTCGTCCCAAGATATTTCTAGCACGGCACGAGCTGTGCTAGGGCTACCAAAAAATGTTGCAAAACTTATACATATTGCTAGACCCATCAAACGGGTGGGTGGGGTTGGATTTAGATCAAAAATAGTCCGATACATATAGATCTATTTAATCCGTTCTCATGCAATTCAAATTTAGTGACACATATCTGCTCCAACTCATATTCTTAAAATAATTCCATATTTAACCAAGTTTAGGAAAACTCATATCCAAACTAAGGTGAGAGTGCAAAGGAGATAATTACCACAAAAGTcctacaattgtgccaattcaattttaaacttttttttatttttgttaattcaattcaaactttttgcatttatgtcaattcagtccatccaatcaattgtGGGTGAAAATCGATTATGTGAAAGTCGgctgtcttacatggcacgaccgacggtaatgtggatttttttaataatagttttagtatattttgaattttctatgcTTTATTTCTTTACCTGTAGTTAGGGCCGGTgagccctcacccaaatccggCGAGGGCCAAGACGCCCTCGTGAAATTTGGTCAGGCGAGGGTGTCACGGCCCTCGTCAGCCCCGATCAAGGGCGTTGGGGCCTTCAATGGTTCTAGACGAGGGCCACGACAACCTCGCCCTATATGGGTGAATGAGGACGTCATGGCCCTCACCCCAGACCGATGAAGGCCACAATCCCATTGCCAGTTGTACGCACAGGCGATGGCATGAACTTATGGCCGgtgaaaagaaataaagcaaggaaaagaaaaaattatataaaaaatattcaaaattatttgaaaaagtttatgtCAGCGCTGGCCATGCCGATGTGCCATAGAAGGTATTCATGTATgtgatttttagtcaaaattgatcatataaattgaattagcacaaatgcaaaaagtttatgattgaatcggccaacaaattatgattgaattgtctCAATAACAACAGGTTTggaaactttttgataatttttttaagcgTGGAGTGAGTGAGCATGAGATCGAATAAAAGCtaaagagaatgaagagagagaattataGAGGTGGATTGggtttaaataaagaaaattgctagaaaaatcctaaatctatagcgattgtgtcaattcaatccaaatttttttaagcaatTCATTTCTTCCGACCAACTTTAGTTTCCATGACATACCTCTCAAAAAgtaaatcaaaacaaaattcgCCAAAAAAAGTTTTCGGAAAGATAAATTGCGTTGTCCGTAAGATTTTCCCTATGAAACTGAATGCAATAGGACGAAGAGTGGAGAAACGCTCGAATAACATGGTTccttctattttcgaaaaattttgtGCTTTTCATGACATCCactcgaaaattttaaaaaaatatacatatattttttttttcaagcttaGCTCTGGccctaagccaaaaaaaaaaaaaaaaggtaaagaaaagaaaagaaaaaagaaaaaaattatgaaaaaattcaagatatgaaaatattagcATGAATTGCCATTTTAGCACCGGCAGAGCCACGTCAACGTCAGccagtcaaaattagccggatagactgaatgacataaatgcaaaatgtttaaggctgaattagtaaaaaaaaaattacgactgaattgcacaattgcaatagatttatgacttttttttggtaattttccctatttaAGTGAGTTTTAAACCCATTCAGGATCCATTaaacatatatattatatttaaacATATTTATTGACTATAACTAACTAGTATAACAACCCAGTCTATCATTTGGGGATTAAACAAATTGAATTCGCGACCCATTTTGACAACTCTgcgtttcaaaaaaaaaaaaaaatggacataaACTTGTGTTTTTCAACGTAATGCGTGCGGCCCATCGGTCTCGCGGAAGAATAAAGACACGTAATTTTCAATAGGAGATTGTCATGGACCATAGTGAGTCCAATGTGATCGCTTGAGAATGGGGATCACAATCACTCGTGAGAAATTCGTAAACGGATTGTCCAGGCGGGACATAACAAAAGTGATCAGGTCCCAGAGAATGAAAGATGTTTTCGTGGTCGATTCGATTAGGTGACTTTGTAAGAATTTGATTATGCAAATACAAATTTATGTGAATTTTGAACTGCGAAGTTGGATTTAACCTTTGTTAAgctgtgaaaatttgggaaaatggtAGTATAGAGTATTGTGGAACCGTGGAGTTTAACGGTAAGTAATTTGGAATTACGGTTTAATCGgttttatatatatagtttCGCTCGAAAGCTTGGCATAATGATCGGCAAGAAATATATGCTTTGGGACAAGCATTTTGTTGCCGCGTATGAGTGGTTTTGTCGATAGTAATTGAGGTGTCGTTCTACTTGATTTAGATATTATTTTCTGCTAAATTGATAGGATTTCAAGTTCACCGGCTTAAGATAACTTTCGAGTGCTTATCTCTTTTTTTGAATTAGCAAACTCAATGTGTTATGTAGTGACCATGGTTAGATATTAAGCACGACACTAATCAATGGATTCAACCATTAATGTTTGTTCCGACATTAAtgattaaataaatatttcgGACACATATATCTATAGTCATGTCGAAGGGATGTAACTCATCATGAATTCATGATTGCACGTGTATCTTATATTGGATTTACGATAAGTCGGTTATGATAAATGTGCGTATGACCGCTCAGTCTACTCGGAAGAGATTTGTATGACTCGCCGAGATGTGATTGCTCGCCCCATTCGTTCAAAAATATTAACTCGGGTCATTTAGTCGGCAGTAAGCAAAACGAGAGCGCTATCAACTAGGCATTTTGTTGATTGGATTTTAGACCGAGGCAATTGTACATACACGCACGCCGATAGCCATTGCAAGAATCGGCTTTCTATCTTATCACACATATAGACGGATATATTACTTTGACGGCAGGTTTTATCTAAAGCTGttatgacattgcacattggatcgAAGTTCGGGTCAGTGTCAGCTTTTCCGGTGACTTCGTCTCGTTTATTATCGGGGTTATCCCATGGTTGGGCCTGTGGTCGGAGCTCGTGATGggccttctctttctttccccgcGACGGCGATGGCGAAAAAGGCGCGAAGCCGAAAGCCGCCCCCCACTGAAAAATTTTCGCAATCTCCCGCGCCACCTGGCGGGAACTGCAAATGCATCCGCCCtcctttcgaaaaaaaattcccactttaaaaaaaaaaaaaaagaattggagaAATGAAGCgattttcgttttcctttgGCTTTTGATGCGGTGAAGAAGGGAGTGGAAGTCGTGGCGGCGTCTTCTTTGCCTCCAAATCTTCCCAGTCGTCGACACGCTTCGTCTCCTCCTCAGATCGACACCTCCTCCAAACCCTAGATTCTTGCAGGCCGACGaccaccctctccctctctactGCATCTCTGGGTCGCAGGCTCTTTGGGTTTTCTTTCCTCtgtgtgtgcgcgtgtgtgggtgggtgggtgttTTTTGGGGGTAAAGGAAGTGGGGAAATGGTGGATGCTGGGCCGACGGCAGTCGACGCCGGCGACGGCGCGAACGGGCCGACGCTGGCCTCCCACCCCCGGGAGACCCTCAAGCGCAAGAGGGGGGTTTCTCGTTCTCTGCTCAAGAACCTCAGCGCCGACGAGCGGCGGGACCGAGTCGCGTCGCTCAACGCCGAAATCCAGGGGCTCTTCTCTTACTACCGCGAAATGATGGGTCAGAAGCTCGCCCTGGACTTGAGCTCGGCGGAATGCGGGTCCACCAACGGGGCGATCGCGTGCTGCTTGGAGGAGGCCGCCACGCCGCTTTCCAAGCTGGTGGAGGAGGTGTACGGCAAGTTGAAGGAGAGAAacgcaggaggaggaggaggaggcctcACGCTGGCGTCGGTGAAGAGTGGAGTCGTGTTCGTTGGGCAGAGAGTGATGTATGGTGTCCCCAATGCCGACGCCGACGTTCTGGAAGATGattctccctcctctctctggtGTTGGGAGGTGCTCACTTCCTTCCCTCATTGCTTATTCATGATTTCGTTTTTCCTGTTTTGTTTCTTAAGCTCGTTAGAAAGGTCACGTCTTGGATTggatctctctcttttgctttaATATCCAAtgtttgtgcaaatttagttcCAACATGTGCTATGGTAGTTTGAATCATGATTTTGCGCATGACCCAGTTGCATCAACCAGGTTTGAATAGTATAAGAGCACAAATATGGGTCAACGCAAAGTCCCTCATTTGAATGAAAAATCGACACAATCTTAGCTAAGTCAATTCACCGCGAATCCACATGGTTTGAGACACAATTATGTCACACTAATGCAAACCACGGCGACTTCTATCTTGCTACCCTTTCAATTATCCAGTCCTTTCTTAGActgatgatttttatttttttgtacatGTCCAGACCAGAGAGCTGAAGTTGTTGCCCAAGTCCGTGCATGGTCTTATCAAGATTCGACGCACATGTCGGAGAAAGATTCATGAGAGATTATGTGCTGTTTCTGGTGATTGAATCGcttcctttttacatttttctttatttggcgCAGCTATTAGTTTTTTAACTTAACGTGGTATAGAGCAGTTCTAAATATTGGACACTTAATGCTTATGGTGAAGCTaagaaacttcttttttttatttattattttgctaGAATAAGTTGGAACTTTTGCCTTTAGGAACAGAAAAAG
The genomic region above belongs to Rhodamnia argentea isolate NSW1041297 chromosome 6, ASM2092103v1, whole genome shotgun sequence and contains:
- the LOC115748427 gene encoding protein RICE FLOWERING LOCUS T 1-like isoform X2, encoding MRLNISDSSTQHYVYSAWKERNLCVIPLVPPFDSFLTYSCPLLSATDIKSSLISSGSPLRLVTDIPATTGASFGQEIMCYESPMPSMGIHRFVFVLFKQLGRQTVYAPDWRQNFSTRDFAELYNLGCPVAALYFNCQRESGSGGRRR
- the LOC115748427 gene encoding protein HEADING DATE 3A-like isoform X1, which produces MARDRDRDPLVVGRVIGDVLDACTRSVPLRVIFNNREVNNSCELKPSQVVNRPHIVIGGDDLRTFYTLAMVDPDAPSPSDPNLREYLHWLVTDIPATTGASFGQEIMCYESPMPSMGIHRFVFVLFKQLGRQTVYAPDWRQNFSTRDFAELYNLGCPVAALYFNCQRESGSGGRRR